Proteins encoded within one genomic window of Hermetia illucens chromosome 2, iHerIll2.2.curated.20191125, whole genome shotgun sequence:
- the LOC119647777 gene encoding uncharacterized protein LOC119647777 produces the protein MAMTILVGDKMRPRQYCLFLLMVLIPLSEQKRDFYFHLDSCDTESANPKICEVNCTLTKKGDVLGVSGFMNILEPADGGGLSIELKIRKLGGDKYLTFINQTVPDACVYLKGNSRLNIVQIGIDELIKSGKVPGCPVEAGVYYIKDYYISPEYFPPILPEADWNAKGAFFGVKNGVRAECARFSITGSIRLKKNSLWNRFKNPT, from the exons ATGGCGATGACGATTCTAGTAGGTGACAAAATGCGCCCCAGGCAGTACTGCTTATTTCTGTTGATGGTACTTATTCCTTTAAGCGAACAAAAG CGTGACTTTTATTTCCATCTAGATAGTTGCGACACTGAATCTGCAAATCCTAAGATATGTGAGGTCAACTGCACGCTTACTAAAAAAGGCGACGTTTTGGGTGTTAGTGGGTTCATGAATATTCTGGAGCCAGCTGATGGGGGTGGTCTATCTATTGAACTTAAAATTAGAAAACTTGGAGGCGACAAATACCTTACTTTCATCAATCAAACTGTTCCAGATGCATGTGTCTATTTGAAAGGCAATAGCCGCCTCAATATAGTTCAAATTGGTATCGACGAACTGataaaaagtggaaaagtgCCTGGTTGTCCAGTAGAAGCG GGTGTGTACTACATCAAGGACTATTATATATCTCCTGAATATTTTCCGCCTATTCTACCTGAAGCAGACTGGAATGCTAAGGGTGCATTTTTTGGAGTAAAGAATGGAGTAAGGGCCGAATGCGCGCGATTTTCAATTACTGGAAGTATTCGATTGAAGAAAAACTCTCTCTGGAACCGCTTTAAGAATCCAACTTGA